From Elaeis guineensis isolate ETL-2024a chromosome 16, EG11, whole genome shotgun sequence, a single genomic window includes:
- the LOC140854229 gene encoding uncharacterized protein: MIKAQILVDFIVECTIPEEAKLERDSSSNMSGASAGLISINPEGIIAEYALRFEFSTINNGAEYEALIAGLKIAKELEVDRLQVYSDSQLVVGQVSRNYEAWEDSMAKYLEKVKEIIPIFGSFDIKQIPRAENTRADLLSKLATLVPVELPKEVLFEVIKYPSMKEPQLVMEISHEPSWIDPLVAYLKDGVLPHDAKEAWKLRNQASRYILYEGKLYKRSYSLPLLKCLQPSEADIALWEVHEGVCESHLEARSLSHKLLRQSYYWPTMYHNSIEYVRKCDRCQRYANIQRQPTSKLTPLSAPWPFAQ; encoded by the exons atgataaaagcccagatattagtagacttcatagtggaatgcactatcccagaagaagccaaacttgaacgag acagttcctccaacatgtcaggcgcgagCGCGGGCTTGATCTCgatcaatccggaaggaattatcgcggagtacgcactgcgcttcgaattttctacgataaataatggagcagaatatgaagctctgattgcaggactgaagatcgccaaagaattagaagtagatcggctccaagtctacagtgactctcaattggtggtgggacaagtcagtagaaactatgaagcttgggaggacagtatggccaaatatctcgaaaaggtaaaagagatcatccctatctttggcagctttgacatcaagcagattccaagagcagaaaataccagggctgatcttctctccaagttagcTACACTGGTTCCggttgaactacccaaggaagtcctcttcgaagttataAAATATCCAAGTAtgaaagaaccgcagcttgtaatggagatcagccatgaacccagctggattgacccactggttgcatacctcaaagatggggttcttcctcatgatgcaaaagaagcttggaagcttagaaaccaggcctcccgatatatcctttatgagggcaagctgtacaagaggtcatactctttgcccctcttgaaatgtctccagccttctgaagccgacattgccttgtgggaggtacatgaaggagtctgcgaaagtcacctagaggccagatctttatcccacaaactgctccgacaaagttattactggcctacaatgtaccacaactccattgaatatgtcagaaagtgtgatcggtgtcagagatatgcgaatatccaaagacagcccacctccaaacttacacccttgagtgctccatggccgtttgcacaatag